A stretch of the bacterium genome encodes the following:
- a CDS encoding lipid II flippase MurJ has protein sequence MVKSILRNGTSLLFRRQTTILSAAGIMMVLMLASRILGLARNWFLARYFGAGVSVDAFNVALVAPDLLANVLIAGALSVSFIPIFTTYLTKEKNDEAWDLASSVLNASLIVYAVLGLIIFL, from the coding sequence ATGGTCAAAAGTATATTACGAAACGGAACCTCCCTACTATTCAGACGCCAAACTACAATACTCTCTGCAGCAGGGATCATGATGGTTTTGATGCTGGCTAGTCGAATTTTGGGACTAGCTCGCAACTGGTTTCTAGCTCGTTATTTTGGAGCCGGGGTTTCAGTTGACGCTTTTAACGTTGCCTTGGTTGCACCAGACTTGCTTGCCAACGTTCTGATCGCTGGGGCTCTTTCGGTTTCATTTATTCCAATTTTCACTACTTACCTGACTAAGGAAAAAAATGATGAAGCCTGGGATCTTGCCTCTTCAGTTCTAAACGCCTCTTTGATTGTCTACGCCGTACTTGGCTTAATAATCTTTCTT
- the rpsT gene encoding 30S ribosomal protein S20 produces MPLIKGAIKKLRQDQARTEKNRASRAGLRTTLKRTEANLTSEALSEAFSVLDKAVKRGLIKKGKADRVKSRLSKKVKPTATKAKTVKPSSKKSPSKTK; encoded by the coding sequence ATGCCATTAATCAAGGGTGCGATAAAAAAACTACGTCAAGATCAAGCCAGGACCGAAAAAAATCGGGCCTCTCGTGCTGGTCTGCGCACCACTTTGAAGCGGACTGAGGCCAACCTGACTTCAGAAGCTCTTTCTGAGGCTTTTTCAGTTTTGGACAAGGCTGTAAAACGAGGTTTGATAAAAAAGGGCAAAGCCGATCGTGTCAAGTCACGCCTCAGCAAAAAGGTGAAACCAACAGCTACAAAAGCCAAAACTGTTAAACCGTCGAGTAAAAAATCCCCATCTAAAACAAAATAA
- the pilO gene encoding type 4a pilus biogenesis protein PilO codes for MRLTDQVYEKYNSYSQNQKHYLNLALTLGLLILLIALIYPAINHILQLRRELKDGREVLTKLQEKSVQLDQAKVEYDSVQDKLAVLDEALPKESGLKNYLKRPLELLANKYSLTISGLQFNEVPLSKPQFTETLTIKKLPYSLVVAGNFADFSKFLSDIEHFIRTTQVGSVSIVSTKGGHVTATLRAQTTFLGSMTSLEIPQTGQSAGGNK; via the coding sequence ATGCGCTTAACTGATCAAGTTTACGAAAAATACAATAGCTACAGCCAAAATCAGAAGCACTATCTGAACCTAGCTTTGACTTTGGGATTGTTGATTCTTCTCATCGCCCTGATTTACCCTGCTATCAACCACATTCTGCAGCTACGACGGGAGTTAAAGGACGGTCGAGAGGTTCTCACCAAACTTCAAGAAAAATCAGTCCAACTTGATCAGGCCAAGGTTGAATACGACAGTGTCCAGGACAAACTCGCGGTACTAGATGAGGCTTTACCGAAGGAAAGTGGTTTAAAGAATTATCTAAAACGACCTTTGGAGCTTTTGGCGAATAAATATAGTCTGACAATCTCAGGCTTGCAGTTTAATGAAGTTCCTTTGTCCAAACCCCAATTCACTGAAACCCTGACTATCAAAAAGCTTCCTTACTCACTTGTAGTAGCGGGGAATTTCGCCGATTTCTCCAAATTCCTTTCTGATATCGAGCACTTCATTCGTACTACTCAAGTTGGTTCGGTCAGCATTGTTTCCACCAAAGGTGGTCATGTTACTGCTACCCTAAGAGCGCAAACGACCTTTCTTGGCTCGATGACTAGTCTTGAAATACCGCAAACTGGCCAAAGCGCAGGAGGTAACAAATGA
- a CDS encoding fibronectin type III domain-containing protein — protein MLIQGRIEKSTTTGLPQIQKRTVEKFLFLTSVGLVGFLLVIVLLQLFGSITGFGATTRPHSLVVQSVTDVSFTVTWQTKTKSSGYVLYGDRPDQLTKKAFDNQASGNMSTFLANDHRVTLTNLDPNTYYYYQIVSDGKDVDSVDSSLLKPVKTALESYLTNPSLGGNPP, from the coding sequence ATGTTGATTCAAGGTCGAATCGAAAAATCGACAACTACTGGCCTTCCCCAGATACAAAAAAGGACGGTAGAAAAATTTCTCTTTCTGACTTCGGTTGGACTAGTTGGTTTCCTTTTGGTGATAGTTCTTCTTCAACTGTTCGGCTCTATAACTGGCTTTGGAGCGACCACTCGGCCCCATAGTTTGGTTGTCCAAAGTGTGACTGATGTCTCTTTCACCGTAACTTGGCAAACCAAGACTAAAAGTAGTGGTTATGTTTTGTACGGCGATCGTCCTGATCAGCTCACGAAAAAGGCTTTTGACAATCAAGCTAGCGGAAACATGTCTACTTTTCTTGCCAACGACCATAGAGTAACGCTAACCAATTTAGATCCAAATACCTATTACTATTACCAAATTGTCTCGGATGGGAAAGATGTAGATAGTGTTGATAGCTCTCTTCTCAAACCAGTAAAAACTGCTCTTGAGTCTTATCTGACCAACCCTAGCTTGGGAGGAAATCCTCCCTAA
- a CDS encoding LCP family protein, producing MQYVDLGVLSQKKKERSRTKKIVKWSALVFLTTIVLYAGYVLYFPAAALLREILKNPSAALSLVKNPEGTLKSDNGRTNFLLLGIDKRDNVPYSYNLGNGEVKRNGFLSDTMLIISLDQNTKKVAMISIPRDTWVQLPSWEGHGSAYTKINASYSYGESLGYPGGGAAMAKTVISQSLGIPIHYVTRIDFAGFKKGIDSLGGVDVKVDKAFDDWSYPDSTKTASGYKHIHFNAGLQHMSGSRALEFVRSRKGTNGEGSDFARAKRQQKVILAARDKALSLFTIFDPLKINKLFSAFGETVSTDVDLAALPKLYKYSREINAATIKNLVLDTTNYMIHPPSSQYGGAYVVIPKGGSWTNIQQAVKNIFQEEAKATTEAGKKQKQ from the coding sequence ATGCAATACGTAGATTTGGGTGTTCTCTCCCAGAAAAAGAAAGAGAGATCTAGAACCAAAAAAATTGTTAAATGGTCAGCCCTGGTGTTTTTGACAACCATTGTTCTTTACGCTGGCTATGTTTTGTATTTTCCGGCGGCAGCTTTGCTTCGGGAAATCCTCAAAAACCCTTCAGCAGCCCTTTCTTTGGTAAAAAATCCAGAGGGAACATTAAAATCTGACAACGGCCGAACAAACTTCTTACTTTTAGGAATTGATAAAAGAGACAACGTTCCTTACTCTTACAATCTTGGTAACGGAGAAGTTAAACGCAACGGTTTTCTCTCCGATACTATGCTGATAATTTCCCTTGACCAAAACACCAAAAAGGTGGCGATGATTTCAATTCCCCGGGATACTTGGGTCCAACTTCCTTCTTGGGAGGGTCACGGCTCAGCGTATACAAAAATTAACGCCTCCTATTCGTATGGGGAAAGTCTTGGCTATCCGGGTGGGGGTGCGGCAATGGCGAAAACTGTTATCAGCCAAAGCCTGGGAATTCCAATTCATTATGTGACCAGAATTGATTTTGCCGGCTTTAAAAAAGGAATTGATAGTTTGGGTGGAGTAGATGTAAAAGTGGACAAAGCTTTTGATGATTGGAGCTACCCAGATTCGACCAAAACTGCCAGTGGCTACAAGCACATTCATTTCAACGCTGGTTTACAACATATGAGTGGGAGTCGAGCATTGGAATTTGTCCGCAGCCGTAAAGGAACGAATGGCGAAGGAAGTGACTTTGCCCGTGCCAAGAGACAACAAAAAGTGATTTTGGCCGCCCGAGACAAAGCTTTGTCACTCTTTACAATTTTTGACCCCTTAAAAATAAACAAACTCTTTTCTGCCTTTGGAGAGACGGTTTCAACTGATGTTGATCTCGCTGCCCTACCAAAACTTTACAAATACAGTCGAGAAATTAATGCTGCCACCATAAAGAATTTAGTGCTTGATACGACAAATTACATGATCCACCCACCGTCTTCCCAGTACGGGGGAGCCTATGTTGTAATACCGAAAGGTGGAAGTTGGACAAATATTCAGCAAGCAGTCAAAAATATCTTCCAAGAAGAAGCTAAAGCTACAACTGAGGCAGGGAAAAAACAAAAGCAATGA
- a CDS encoding triose-phosphate isomerase family protein → MKPLFVANWKANKTVKEAVDFAQKFGQEIANSSSAAILCVPFPYLYTLFELTDEYNFKVGAQNVSRYDNGAYTGEVTAQMLQGIASHCIVGHSERWKFFGENAQTVAQKVEKLLSNGITPILCVSDQRQLETYLSSEAIAKSVEKIIFVHEPPGAISGGKDYHPQEPERANEEVKTIKEKIGQDVVVLYGGSVNSENITGFLEQGQINGFLVGQASLSVDGFAALVSTASR, encoded by the coding sequence ATGAAACCTTTGTTTGTTGCGAATTGGAAGGCAAATAAAACTGTCAAGGAAGCGGTTGATTTTGCGCAGAAGTTTGGTCAGGAAATAGCCAATTCTTCTTCTGCCGCCATCCTGTGTGTTCCTTTTCCCTATCTCTACACTTTATTTGAATTGACCGATGAGTACAATTTCAAAGTGGGGGCACAAAACGTTTCCCGCTATGACAATGGAGCTTACACTGGTGAGGTAACTGCTCAAATGCTGCAGGGTATAGCGAGCCACTGTATTGTAGGGCACTCGGAAAGATGGAAGTTTTTTGGAGAAAATGCTCAAACGGTGGCCCAAAAGGTAGAAAAGCTCTTGAGCAATGGAATCACTCCGATTCTTTGTGTTAGCGATCAAAGGCAACTAGAAACTTATCTATCTTCAGAAGCAATCGCAAAGTCAGTTGAAAAGATTATTTTTGTTCATGAACCACCGGGAGCGATCAGTGGGGGGAAAGATTACCATCCTCAGGAGCCAGAGAGAGCTAACGAGGAAGTAAAGACTATCAAAGAAAAAATCGGCCAGGACGTGGTTGTCCTGTACGGAGGAAGTGTCAACTCTGAAAATATTACGGGTTTTCTTGAACAAGGACAAATCAACGGTTTTCTTGTCGGCCAAGCCTCTCTCTCGGTAGATGGTTTTGCGGCCCTGGTCAGTACCGCGTCTAGGTAA
- the pgk gene encoding phosphoglycerate kinase, producing MHSVRDADLIDKTVIVWTDLDVPLENGQVVEKARLLSSSKTIKFLLEQKAKVILLGHLGRPEGRDPNFSLKPVVASLSQLVGKPIELLSEVQKPTSDLACLENIRFWPEEEAREENFAKQVALLGECYVNDCFATSHHAGATMLFLPKFLPPFIGIALEEEVHELASVMRNPKRPLVAILAGAKLETKLPAITNMSKIADKVLVAGKLMFEFKEKISNVIVASDDVDGADIGPVSIQSFQDEIAKAATVVWNGTMGKYEDERYLNGTKAIAQAVVASGCYSVVGGGDTAAALSKIGLLSKIAYVSMGGGAMLDFLAGKKLAGLEAIGYYD from the coding sequence ATGCATTCTGTCCGCGACGCCGATCTAATCGACAAGACAGTCATAGTTTGGACTGATCTTGATGTTCCTCTCGAGAATGGGCAAGTTGTCGAGAAGGCTCGTTTGCTCTCTTCGAGCAAAACCATTAAATTTCTTCTCGAGCAAAAAGCAAAAGTCATTCTTCTCGGCCATCTCGGGCGCCCGGAGGGTCGAGACCCAAATTTTTCCTTAAAACCGGTAGTTGCAAGTCTTTCCCAGCTCGTGGGCAAACCAATCGAATTACTTTCAGAAGTTCAAAAACCAACTTCTGATCTAGCGTGTTTGGAAAACATTCGTTTTTGGCCTGAAGAAGAAGCTAGGGAAGAAAATTTTGCAAAACAAGTTGCTCTTTTGGGTGAGTGTTACGTTAATGATTGCTTTGCAACTTCTCACCACGCCGGTGCAACCATGCTTTTTTTACCTAAATTTTTACCACCCTTTATTGGAATAGCCTTAGAAGAAGAAGTTCATGAACTCGCTTCGGTCATGAGAAACCCGAAACGACCATTAGTAGCAATTTTGGCAGGAGCAAAGCTGGAAACAAAACTGCCGGCAATTACCAACATGAGTAAGATTGCAGACAAAGTTTTGGTAGCTGGTAAACTTATGTTTGAGTTTAAAGAAAAAATTTCCAACGTCATTGTTGCCAGTGACGATGTTGATGGTGCCGACATTGGGCCAGTTTCAATTCAATCTTTTCAAGACGAAATCGCCAAAGCAGCTACTGTAGTTTGGAATGGAACCATGGGCAAATATGAAGACGAGCGCTATCTCAACGGAACGAAGGCAATTGCCCAAGCAGTAGTTGCTTCAGGTTGTTACAGTGTTGTCGGTGGTGGGGATACGGCCGCTGCTTTGAGCAAGATTGGCTTGCTTTCAAAAATTGCCTATGTTTCAATGGGTGGGGGCGCCATGCTTGATTTTCTGGCTGGAAAGAAGCTAGCTGGACTGGAAGCAATTGGTTACTACGATTAA
- the trxA gene encoding thioredoxin, translating into MEVEFLDFYADWCGPCKVMEPTLEALEKELGDKVKITKIDVDSESEASMKYGVMSIPTYIVLKDGQEVERFVGATSKDILKTKIEAHLA; encoded by the coding sequence GTGGAAGTTGAATTTTTAGATTTTTATGCTGATTGGTGTGGGCCTTGTAAGGTGATGGAACCGACACTAGAAGCCTTGGAAAAAGAGCTTGGGGACAAGGTAAAAATTACTAAAATCGACGTCGATTCCGAAAGCGAAGCTTCAATGAAGTACGGTGTCATGAGTATTCCCACCTACATTGTTCTTAAAGATGGTCAGGAGGTTGAGAGGTTTGTTGGAGCAACCAGCAAGGACATCCTAAAAACAAAAATTGAAGCTCATCTCGCCTAA
- a CDS encoding UvrD-helicase domain-containing protein, protein MKSLEGLNPTQKQAVTYEGSAALVLSGPGSGKTRVITHRIAYLINELGVSPDEILAVTFTNKAANEMKERLKKLVANSPTWMGTFHSLSSRILRKDGFAIGINPNFVIYDEGDSLDLIKDCMKELNINPKNFSPGSIKASIESAKNELIGPNEYKTLARGYFQEVVEKVYSAYQKALKKSQALDFNDLLMQVVVLFEKDQTTLEKYQKRFKYVLVDEYQDTNRAQYLFSKMIAAASRSLFVVGDASQAIYGWRGADYRNILNFEKDFPESKVFNLEQNYRSTKRILDAAKAVIGQNRSHPILDLWTENDEGIPLVTYEAKNEIEEAAFVTRTINKLLASNQGFNLNSFAVLYRTNAQSRVLEEAFLADGTPYLLIGGTRFYERREIKDVLAYLKLVYNPADTVSFKRAVNTPPRGIGPASLGDPKNPKLNKFHDLLEEIRNKAKNLETIDLVDLVLAQSAYLSYLDDGTLEGVSRIENVKELRSVATQFPVLEDFLENVALVEQEYFPDKKNPGTKDNAVTLMTLHSAKGLEFPVVFMVGMEEGIFPHSRAMEEHSELEEERRLCYVGITRAQKQLYLTFTQSRLYFGARTAGIVSRFILDIPSELVIPIRV, encoded by the coding sequence GTGAAATCTCTTGAAGGTCTCAATCCAACTCAAAAACAGGCGGTTACCTACGAGGGCTCGGCGGCTTTAGTGCTTTCCGGACCTGGCAGCGGCAAAACTCGTGTTATCACCCACCGCATTGCTTATTTGATCAATGAACTTGGCGTTTCCCCCGATGAGATACTGGCGGTAACTTTTACCAACAAAGCCGCCAATGAAATGAAGGAGAGGCTCAAAAAACTGGTTGCTAACTCTCCAACCTGGATGGGTACTTTTCACAGTTTATCAAGTCGTATTCTTCGGAAAGACGGTTTTGCAATCGGAATCAACCCCAATTTTGTTATTTATGATGAAGGTGATAGTTTGGATTTGATCAAGGATTGCATGAAAGAACTGAATATTAACCCCAAAAATTTTTCGCCGGGTTCAATCAAAGCTAGCATTGAGAGTGCCAAAAACGAGCTGATTGGCCCAAACGAATACAAAACTTTAGCACGAGGTTATTTTCAAGAGGTAGTGGAGAAAGTTTATTCCGCTTACCAAAAAGCTTTAAAGAAAAGCCAGGCTTTGGATTTTAATGATTTGCTCATGCAAGTGGTCGTTCTTTTCGAAAAAGATCAGACGACTTTAGAAAAATATCAAAAACGTTTTAAATATGTTCTAGTAGATGAATACCAAGATACGAACCGGGCTCAATATCTTTTTTCCAAAATGATTGCGGCTGCCTCGCGCTCTCTTTTTGTAGTTGGCGATGCTTCTCAGGCGATTTACGGCTGGCGCGGAGCTGACTACCGCAATATTCTTAACTTTGAAAAGGATTTCCCAGAGTCAAAAGTTTTTAACCTTGAGCAGAACTACCGTTCCACCAAAAGAATTCTTGACGCCGCCAAAGCTGTCATCGGTCAAAACCGTTCCCACCCAATTCTTGATCTTTGGACTGAAAATGATGAAGGCATACCTTTGGTGACCTATGAAGCGAAGAATGAGATTGAAGAGGCTGCCTTTGTGACAAGAACAATTAACAAGTTGTTGGCTAGCAATCAAGGCTTTAATTTAAACAGTTTTGCTGTTCTCTACCGAACCAATGCTCAAAGCCGGGTCCTAGAGGAAGCTTTTTTGGCGGATGGGACACCTTACCTTTTGATCGGCGGGACACGTTTTTACGAGCGGAGGGAAATCAAAGACGTTCTCGCCTATCTAAAATTGGTTTACAACCCTGCTGATACGGTTAGTTTTAAAAGAGCGGTCAACACCCCACCCCGAGGTATTGGCCCTGCTAGTCTGGGGGATCCAAAAAATCCTAAACTAAACAAATTTCACGATTTGCTTGAGGAAATCAGAAACAAAGCCAAAAACCTAGAAACTATTGATCTTGTTGATTTGGTTCTTGCCCAAAGCGCCTATTTATCTTACCTTGATGATGGAACTCTGGAAGGTGTTTCTAGAATCGAAAACGTCAAAGAACTGCGTAGTGTGGCTACCCAATTTCCCGTTCTCGAAGATTTTCTAGAAAATGTTGCCTTGGTCGAGCAAGAATATTTTCCTGACAAGAAAAACCCCGGCACTAAAGATAATGCCGTGACTTTGATGACCTTGCACTCAGCTAAAGGGCTCGAGTTTCCGGTTGTTTTCATGGTTGGTATGGAGGAAGGTATTTTTCCTCACTCCCGAGCCATGGAAGAGCACTCCGAGCTTGAAGAGGAGAGGCGCCTCTGCTACGTCGGTATTACTCGAGCCCAAAAGCAGCTCTATTTAACTTTCACTCAATCACGGCTCTATTTTGGGGCTCGAACTGCGGGAATAGTCTCCCGCTTCATTCTCGATATTCCCAGCGAACTCGTTATTCCGATCCGGGTTTAG
- a CDS encoding 3D domain-containing protein, which translates to MSTVKALAGAGRSFFAVLKNFFLLFFARLSYKLIGVFLFIFLSLLVFAEGIFLEKTSVEAASFGLRLSPIEERFSVVSKELGFEEKEVPDNKLAVGERKVVQSGKKGLLKTKTRLLLFAGKAFTKDVVETKIIPPTDRVVAFGTKKIYQQGRVDDQNLHYWAKLTMFSTSYDSNCPGCNESTALGLKTGFGVVAVDPKVIPLGTKVFIPNYGFAVAGDTGGSIKGNKIDLGFDDVKKGWWSARYTDVYLLTEP; encoded by the coding sequence ATGTCTACCGTGAAAGCCCTGGCAGGAGCTGGTCGGTCCTTTTTTGCAGTCCTAAAAAACTTCTTTCTTCTTTTCTTTGCCCGCTTGTCCTATAAACTAATCGGAGTTTTTCTTTTTATTTTTTTGTCCCTCCTTGTTTTTGCCGAGGGTATTTTCCTAGAAAAAACGTCAGTTGAAGCGGCGAGTTTTGGTTTGCGGCTCAGCCCAATTGAAGAAAGGTTCTCCGTGGTCAGCAAAGAACTTGGCTTTGAAGAAAAGGAAGTTCCAGACAACAAACTAGCAGTTGGGGAAAGGAAGGTGGTTCAGAGCGGCAAAAAAGGTCTTCTCAAGACTAAAACTCGTTTGCTGCTTTTTGCCGGTAAGGCTTTTACCAAAGATGTAGTGGAAACAAAAATCATTCCCCCAACTGACCGAGTTGTTGCCTTCGGGACGAAAAAAATTTACCAACAAGGTAGGGTTGACGATCAGAATTTACACTATTGGGCCAAACTAACTATGTTTTCCACCTCTTACGACAGTAATTGCCCTGGCTGCAACGAGAGCACGGCCTTGGGTCTGAAAACTGGCTTTGGGGTCGTCGCGGTGGATCCAAAAGTGATTCCTCTTGGTACCAAGGTCTTCATCCCCAACTACGGCTTTGCTGTTGCTGGCGATACCGGTGGCTCGATCAAGGGCAACAAAATTGACCTCGGTTTTGACGATGTCAAAAAAGGCTGGTGGTCAGCTCGCTACACTGATGTTTATTTACTAACTGAGCCTTAG
- a CDS encoding peptidoglycan bridge formation glycyltransferase FemA/FemB family protein, whose protein sequence is MDIHQSSLWAKYMEALGWQTVDLKPGYAYIRKLPLLGSIVKIPKASSEIDLVLVNEVSEKNKAIFTKIEPVGEVGDQKLSNSLVKAGFEADNWSLQPTKTLVVDLKAPEEEILTRMEKDTRYSIRSAEKKGVRVEKADDFETFWSLHSQTAKRGKFWTIRADVEKLWKVFSEAKQGLILVASFNEQPLATSMVLFQNKKAYYYHAGSSTQRRDLFAPYLVVWESIKEAKKKGCTSLDLMGIVDPRIKATRSWAGFSHFKKGFGGEEKTYLGSYAKFYNPIFKLIFKLNKFF, encoded by the coding sequence ATGGACATTCACCAAAGTAGTCTTTGGGCCAAGTACATGGAGGCGCTGGGTTGGCAAACAGTCGATCTCAAACCGGGCTATGCTTACATCAGAAAACTTCCTCTCCTCGGCTCGATAGTAAAAATTCCCAAGGCCAGTTCAGAAATAGATTTGGTTCTAGTTAACGAGGTTTCGGAAAAGAACAAAGCAATTTTTACCAAAATCGAACCGGTTGGTGAAGTTGGTGATCAAAAGCTTTCGAACTCTTTAGTTAAAGCTGGTTTTGAAGCTGACAACTGGAGCCTGCAACCAACCAAAACTTTGGTTGTGGATTTAAAGGCCCCCGAAGAAGAAATCCTTACTCGTATGGAAAAGGATACACGCTACAGTATCCGTAGTGCTGAAAAGAAAGGGGTAAGGGTAGAGAAAGCAGACGACTTTGAAACCTTCTGGTCACTACACTCCCAAACGGCGAAGCGAGGTAAATTCTGGACGATTCGAGCCGACGTCGAAAAGCTCTGGAAAGTTTTTTCTGAGGCAAAACAAGGGCTGATATTAGTTGCTAGTTTTAATGAGCAACCACTCGCAACCTCAATGGTTCTTTTTCAAAATAAAAAAGCTTACTACTATCATGCCGGTTCCAGTACGCAGCGTAGAGACCTTTTTGCCCCTTATTTGGTAGTTTGGGAAAGTATCAAAGAGGCTAAGAAAAAAGGTTGTACGAGCTTGGACTTGATGGGAATAGTTGACCCAAGAATAAAAGCAACCCGGTCTTGGGCTGGTTTTTCTCATTTCAAAAAAGGCTTTGGAGGCGAAGAAAAAACTTATCTAGGCTCTTACGCCAAATTCTACAACCCAATCTTCAAACTCATTTTTAAGTTAAACAAATTTTTCTAA